From the Chloroflexota bacterium genome, the window TTGCCGACACCGGCGCCGCCGAACACGCCGATCTTGCCGCCCTTGCGGAACGGGGCGATCAGGTCGACGACCTTCATGCCCGTCTCGAACACTTCGGGCCGCACTTCCTGGTCCTCGAGACTCGGCGCGGGGCGGTGGATCGGGTAGCGGGTGCTGGTGTCGACCGGCCCCTTGCCGTCGACCGGCTGCCCGAGGACGTTGAAGATGCGGCCGAGCGCGGCCGGGCCCACGGGCACGCTGATCGGGCCGCCGGTGTCGCGGGCCTCGGTGCCGCGGCGCAGGCCGTCGGTGCTGGACATCGCCACGGCGCGCACCCAGTTGTTGCCGAGGTGCTGCTGCACCTCCGCGACCAGGGTGCTGTTGTCGGGCATGGTGATCTCGAGGGCGTTGAAGATCTCGGGCATCTGCTCCGGCGGGAACTCGACGTCCACGACCGGGCCGACGACTTCGACGACTTTTCCGGTTGCCACTGTGCCTCCAGTGATGAGTGATGAGTGATGAGTGATGAGTCCAGGCTCCCACTCATTACCCATCACTCATGACTCATCACTCTCGCTGGGCCATCGCGTTGGCCGCGCTGGCGATCTCGTTGACCTCGCTGGTGATCGCGGCCTGGCGCGCCCGGTTGTAGGTCAGGGTCAAGCCGTCGATCAGCTCCTTGGCATTGTCGTTCGCCGCCCGCATGGCGACCATCCGGGCGCTCTGCTCGCTGGCGACTGTCTCGAGGACGGCCTGGTAGATCTCCACCTCGACGTAGCGCGGCAGCAGCTCGTCGAGGATCGCCCGCGGGTCGGGCTCGTAGATGTACTCGACCGCGCGCTGGCCGCCATCGGTCGCCGCGGGCGGGGTGATGGGCAGGATCTGGGTGATCTCTGGACGCTGGCTCAGCGTCGAGATGAACTTCGGATAGAGCAGGTAGGCGGCGTCGATCCGCCCCTGCTCGTAGTCGTCGATGATCACCCGCGCGATCGGCACGATGGCCATGTAGTCGGGGCGGTCGCCGAGCTGGGTGAACGTGGCGCGGATGGACCGGCCGCGGCGGGCCATGAAGTCCTGGCCCTTGCGTCCCACCGTGACCAGCTCCATCTCCCGCTGAGTGCTGAGCAGGAACTCCGTGCCGCGGCGGATGACGTTCGTGTTGAGCGCGCCGCACAGTCCGCGGTCGGTGGTCAGCATCACGAGAGCGACGTGGCGCAGCTCGGCACGCTGCTGCAGCAAGGGGTGGAGGGCAGCGCCCTCGCGCCGCGCCGTGCCGAGCTGGTTGATCATCGCGCTCATCGCCTCGGCATAGGGCCGGGCGGCGAGCACGCGCTGCTGCGCCCGCCGCATGCGCGACGCCGCCACCAGCTCCATCGCCTTGGTGATCTGCGCCGTGTTCCGCACGCTGCGGATGCGCCGCCGGATGTCTCGCAGGCTTGGCACGGGCGGACTCCTACACAGAGTGATTAGTGAAGAGTGGTGAGTAGACGCAGCCCCGGTCTACTCTCCACTAATCACTCACCACTCTTCACTCACACGGACGCGGTCTTCTTGAACTGCTCGATGGCCGCCTTGAGCTGCTCGATCAGGTCGTCGTCCAGGCGCTTCTCGGCCATGATGCGCTCGCCGATCTCGGGGTGGGCGTTCGCCATGAAGCGGTGGAACTCGGCCTCCCAGGCCTGGATCTTGTCGACCGGCACGTCGTCGAGGAAGCCGTTGGTCACGGCGAAGATGATCATGACCTGCTGGTCGAGGCGCAGCGGCGAGAACTGCGGCTGCTTGAGCACCTCGGTCGTTCGCAGGCCGCGGTCGAGCTGGGCGCGCGTGGCAGGGTCGAGGTCCGAGCCGAACTGGGCGAAGGCGGCCAGCGCGCGGAACTGGGCAAGGTCGAGGCGCAAGCGGCCGGCCACCTGGCGCATCGCCCGCGTCTGGGCGGCACCGCCGACGCGGGAGACCGAGATGCCGACGTTCAGCGCGGGCCGGATGCCCTGGTAGAACAGGTCGGACTCGAGGTAGATCTGGCCGTCGGTAATCGAGATGACGTTCGTCGGGATGTAGGCCGACACGTCGTTGGCCTGCGTCTCGATGACCGGTAGCGCCGTGAGCGAGCCGCCCCCCAGCTCGTCGTTCAGGCGGGCGGCGCGCTCGAGCAGGCGGGAGTGCAGGTAGAACACGTCGCCGGGGTAGGCCTCGCGGCCGGCGGGCCGGCGCAGGAGCAGCGACACCTGGCGGTAGGCCGCGGCGTGCTTGGACAGGTCGTCGTAGACGATCAGCGCGTCGCGGCCGGTCTCCATGAACTCCTCGCCGATCGCGCAGCCGGCGTAGGGGGCGATGTACTGCATCGGCGCCGGGTCGGACGCCGTGGCGGCGACGACGATGGTGTGCTCCATCGCGCCGTACTGCTCGAGCGTGGCGACGACCTCGGCCACCGAGCTGCGGCGCTGGCCGATCGCCACGTAGATA encodes:
- the atpG gene encoding ATP synthase F1 subunit gamma translates to MPSLRDIRRRIRSVRNTAQITKAMELVAASRMRRAQQRVLAARPYAEAMSAMINQLGTARREGAALHPLLQQRAELRHVALVMLTTDRGLCGALNTNVIRRGTEFLLSTQREMELVTVGRKGQDFMARRGRSIRATFTQLGDRPDYMAIVPIARVIIDDYEQGRIDAAYLLYPKFISTLSQRPEITQILPITPPAATDGGQRAVEYIYEPDPRAILDELLPRYVEVEIYQAVLETVASEQSARMVAMRAANDNAKELIDGLTLTYNRARQAAITSEVNEIASAANAMAQRE
- the atpA gene encoding F0F1 ATP synthase subunit alpha encodes the protein MAVRGEEISRILQQQIAGFDETVTAQNVGTVIEVGDGIARIWGLSNCMESELLEFPKSNVQGLAMNLEEDTVGAIVLGPYTNIAEGDEVVSTGRVIEVPVGDAMIGRVVDALGAPIDGKGPIATTRTRPVERVAPGVVFRQPVNTPVQTGIKALDSMIPIGRGQRELIIGDRQTGKTAVAIDTIINQKGGDLICIYVAIGQRRSSVAEVVATLEQYGAMEHTIVVAATASDPAPMQYIAPYAGCAIGEEFMETGRDALIVYDDLSKHAAAYRQVSLLLRRPAGREAYPGDVFYLHSRLLERAARLNDELGGGSLTALPVIETQANDVSAYIPTNVISITDGQIYLESDLFYQGIRPALNVGISVSRVGGAAQTRAMRQVAGRLRLDLAQFRALAAFAQFGSDLDPATRAQLDRGLRTTEVLKQPQFSPLRLDQQVMIIFAVTNGFLDDVPVDKIQAWEAEFHRFMANAHPEIGERIMAEKRLDDDLIEQLKAAIEQFKKTASV